From the genome of Mucilaginibacter paludis DSM 18603:
CCGACAAAAACCTCGTTCGGGTTTGATCAGTTCAACAAGGTAACGCCCGAAGCGGCCCGCAATTTTTTCGATATGTACTTCATCATCAGCAAGGCTGTGGTAGGCTGGTTGGCGGCGGTACACATCCTGAGCACCCGGAGCGAGTTTGTGGTGACGGTTACCATCACCCTGCTGCTTGATGTGATTGTGAAGGGCCTTACCAAAATGTTCGGCGTTACGGTTGCCGGTCAGGCCGAGCCATAACCATTTAATTTTTAAAAACATCATGACAGTTACCATCGAAAACAGAACCCTCCACATCGGCTGGCCTGCCGCTGTATCGGTAATGGGTTTAGCCATCAGCATCACCTGGGCGGTGGCCAACTTTACCAACAAAATTACCAACGGCCAGGAAAAAATTAACGGCACGCTGATAGCCTTAGCCAAACGCGACAGTATCCAGGACGCGCACCTGGATAAGCTGGATAAAAACCAGTTAGTTACGCTTAACGCCCTCAAAGGCATCCGCGATACCATCCGTTTTAAAAAGTATACTCGTATCCAGGCCTTTGTTACCGAGCGAGTGGTAAACGGGCATGTTGCATTAACCAAAGTAAGATAACCGCGCCATGAACAAACCCGAATTTTATAACAGCATCAAAAAAACAATCTTTCTAAACGGCCTGAGCCAGCACCAGGTTGATGGGATTGAGGCTATACTAAGCGCCTGCGCGCCTTTAACCGACCACCGGCAGCGCGCCTACGTACTGGCTACCGCCTACCACGAAACCGCCGCCACCATGCGGCCCATCGAAGAGTACGGCAAAGGCAAGGGCCGCGCCTACGGCACCAAGGTCGACCGCAACCGCCGCCCTTATACCACGCCCGACAAGCTTTACTATGGCCGTGGCTACGTACAGCTCACCTGGATTGATAACTACCGCTACTTAGGTAAACTGATAGGACAGGACCTGGTTAATCACCCGGAACTGGCCCTTGATCAGACGGTAGCCGCCAAGATCATGATGGTGGGAATGACTAAAGGGGCCTTTACCGGCGTGAAGCTCGATACCTATTTTAACGCCACCCGCGAAGACTGGGAAAATGCCCGCCGC
Proteins encoded in this window:
- a CDS encoding glycoside hydrolase family 19 protein codes for the protein MNKPEFYNSIKKTIFLNGLSQHQVDGIEAILSACAPLTDHRQRAYVLATAYHETAATMRPIEEYGKGKGRAYGTKVDRNRRPYTTPDKLYYGRGYVQLTWIDNYRYLGKLIGQDLVNHPELALDQTVAAKIMMVGMTKGAFTGVKLDTYFNATREDWENARRIINGIDCAEKIAAYGKAFHAALTA